Genomic segment of Amphibacillus xylanus NBRC 15112:
ATAAAGCTGCTGGGAAATAAAGTGACATAACACCAATCATAATTGGCATCATATACGTCATCATTGACATTTGTGGATTTGCTGCTTGATCTGTTCCTTTCATCATTAACTTCTGTTGAATAAACGTTGCCGCAGCTGCAATGATTGGTAAAATATAATAAGGATCTTTCTCAGCTAAATCAAACCATAAGAATGTCCCTTCTTTTAATCCAGGTGTTCTCATGATCGATTGATACAATGCAATCATAATTGGCATTTGTACAAACATCGGTAAACAACCAGCCATTGGATTAACATTATGCTCTTGGAAAAGCTTCATTTGTTCTTCTCGCAACTTTTCCTGTGTTTTAGCATCTTTAGAACTGTATTTTTCTTGTAATTCT
This window contains:
- the yidC gene encoding membrane protein insertase YidC; this encodes MRKKKVLIVVALLLLVLVLAGCGNINEPITAESEGIWNSFFVYPLSWLTTTVAGIFGGSYGWAIIIVTILIRSLLVPLNIKQLKSSQAMQQIQPKIKELQEKYSSKDAKTQEKLREEQMKLFQEHNVNPMAGCLPMFVQMPIMIALYQSIMRTPGLKEGTFLWFDLAEKDPYYILPIIAAAATFIQQKLMMKGTDQAANPQMSMMTYMMPIMIGVMSLYFPAALSLYWVVGNVFMVFQTIFIRKPFKFQQQAGGK